The following proteins are co-located in the Gossypium hirsutum isolate 1008001.06 chromosome A02, Gossypium_hirsutum_v2.1, whole genome shotgun sequence genome:
- the LOC107951632 gene encoding guanylate kinase 2 isoform X4: MGEAPAFFVDNLQNGFSTGFGLKSKGFETFTDVGDKTFVIGGANCDSASSVGIQIYDKSTGKWVIPTVLGTKPKTCKGHSAILLNEDRIMISIRGSTLDDCIWFLEVDTEYVKEQKKDFGTEVVAWSKGVTGEAEKPVVISGPSGVGKGTLINMLMKEFPSMFGFSVSHTTRAPRGLEKNGVHYHFTERNVMENDIKHGKFLEFASVHGNLYGTSIEAIEAVADSGKRCILDIDVQGARSVRANYLDAVFIFICPPSMRELEERLRARGTETEEQILKRLRNAEAEIEQGKSSGIFDYILYNDNLEECYENLMELLGLGGSAPINQKPLSKINNKMVINCETKEVGNEAKNFGFMQDHTGCVVA; the protein is encoded by the exons ATG GGAGAAGCCCCAGCATTCTTTGTTGATAATCTACAAAATGGATTTTCAACCGGATTTGGCTTAAAATCCAAAGGCTTTGAGACCTTCACCGACGTTGGTGACAAAACA TTTGTAATTGGTGGGGCAAACTGTGATTCCGCATCATCTGTTGGAATTCAGATTTATGACAAATCTACTGGGAAATG GGTGATTCCTACAGTCCTGGGAACAAAACCGAAGACATGTAAGGGCCATTCTGCCATTCTTTTAAATGAAGATCGTATAATGATTAGCATTCGGGGTTCCACCCTGGATGATTGCATTTGGTTTCTTGAG GTGGACACTGAATATGTTAAGGAACAAAAGAAAGATTTTGGGACTGAAGTTGTTGCCTGGAGTAAAGGTGTGACTGGCGAGGCAGAAAAGCCGGTTGTTATTAGCGGTCCATCTGGTGTTGGTAAGGGGACATTAATAAACATGCTTATGAAGGAATTCCCGTCCATGTTTGGGTTTTCTGTCAGCCATACAACTCGTGCACCAAGGGGCTTGGAGAAGAATGGAGTTCATTACCATTTTACCGAGCGAAATGTAATGGAGAATGATATAAAACATGGGAAATTCCTCGAGTTTGCTTCTGTTCATGGGAATTTATATGGAACCAGTATTGAAGCAATCGAGGCAGTAGCAGACTCTGGAAAG aggTGCATTCTTGACATTGATGTTCAAGGAGCAAGGTCCGTGAGGGCAAATTATCTTGATGCCGTTTTTATTTTTATCTGTCCGCCATCGATGAGGGAGCTTGAAGAACGGCTCCGTGCAAG GGGGACTGAGACAGAGGAGCAAATCCTAAAGCGCCTCCGGAATGCTGAGGCAGAAATTGAGCAAGGGAAATCCTCGGGCATCTttgattatatattatataatgatAATCTTGAGGAGTGTTATGAGAATCTTATG GAACTCCTGGGGCTAGGTGGAAGTGCACCAATTAATCAGAAACCAT TGTCAAAAATCAACAATAAGATGGTCATTAATTGTGAGACGAAAGAAGTGGGAAACGAGGCGAAGAACTT TGGTTTTATGCAGGATCATACTGGATGTGTCGTCGCTTAG
- the LOC107951632 gene encoding guanylate kinase 2 isoform X2 codes for MGEAPAFFVDNLQNGFSTGFGLKSKGFETFTDVGDKTFVIGGANCDSASSVGIQIYDKSTGKWVIPTVLGTKPKTCKGHSAILLNEDRIMISIRGSTLDDCIWFLEVDTEYVKEQKKDFGTEVVAWSKGVTGEAEKPVVISGPSGVGKGTLINMLMKEFPSMFGFSVSHTTRAPRGLEKNGVHYHFTERNVMENDIKHGKFLEFASVHGNLYGTSIEAIEAVADSGKRCILDIDVQGARSVRANYLDAVFIFICPPSMRELEERLRARGTETEEQILKRLRNAEAEIEQGKSSGIFDYILYNDNLEECYENLMELLGLGGSAPINQKPLSKINNKMVINCETKEVGNEAKNLIILDVSSLRGGAPGRTRGLNIHAIDLFSDGLNGIHELS; via the exons ATG GGAGAAGCCCCAGCATTCTTTGTTGATAATCTACAAAATGGATTTTCAACCGGATTTGGCTTAAAATCCAAAGGCTTTGAGACCTTCACCGACGTTGGTGACAAAACA TTTGTAATTGGTGGGGCAAACTGTGATTCCGCATCATCTGTTGGAATTCAGATTTATGACAAATCTACTGGGAAATG GGTGATTCCTACAGTCCTGGGAACAAAACCGAAGACATGTAAGGGCCATTCTGCCATTCTTTTAAATGAAGATCGTATAATGATTAGCATTCGGGGTTCCACCCTGGATGATTGCATTTGGTTTCTTGAG GTGGACACTGAATATGTTAAGGAACAAAAGAAAGATTTTGGGACTGAAGTTGTTGCCTGGAGTAAAGGTGTGACTGGCGAGGCAGAAAAGCCGGTTGTTATTAGCGGTCCATCTGGTGTTGGTAAGGGGACATTAATAAACATGCTTATGAAGGAATTCCCGTCCATGTTTGGGTTTTCTGTCAGCCATACAACTCGTGCACCAAGGGGCTTGGAGAAGAATGGAGTTCATTACCATTTTACCGAGCGAAATGTAATGGAGAATGATATAAAACATGGGAAATTCCTCGAGTTTGCTTCTGTTCATGGGAATTTATATGGAACCAGTATTGAAGCAATCGAGGCAGTAGCAGACTCTGGAAAG aggTGCATTCTTGACATTGATGTTCAAGGAGCAAGGTCCGTGAGGGCAAATTATCTTGATGCCGTTTTTATTTTTATCTGTCCGCCATCGATGAGGGAGCTTGAAGAACGGCTCCGTGCAAG GGGGACTGAGACAGAGGAGCAAATCCTAAAGCGCCTCCGGAATGCTGAGGCAGAAATTGAGCAAGGGAAATCCTCGGGCATCTttgattatatattatataatgatAATCTTGAGGAGTGTTATGAGAATCTTATG GAACTCCTGGGGCTAGGTGGAAGTGCACCAATTAATCAGAAACCAT TGTCAAAAATCAACAATAAGATGGTCATTAATTGTGAGACGAAAGAAGTGGGAAACGAGGCGAAGAACTT GATCATACTGGATGTGTCGTCGCTTAGAGGTGGGGCGCCTGGGCGGACAAGAGGACTAAATATCCACGCCATTGATTTATTTTCAGATGGCTTAAACGGGATCCATGAACTGAGCTAA
- the LOC107951632 gene encoding guanylate kinase 2 isoform X3: MGEAPAFFVDNLQNGFSTGFGLKSKGFETFTDVGDKTFVIGGANCDSASSVGIQIYDKSTGKWVIPTVLGTKPKTCKGHSAILLNEDRIMISIRGSTLDDCIWFLEVDTEYVKEQKKDFGTEVVAWSKGVTGEAEKPVVISGPSGVGKGTLINMLMKEFPSMFGFSVSHTTRAPRGLEKNGVHYHFTERNVMENDIKHGKFLEFASVHGNLYGTSIEAIEAVADSGKRCILDIDVQGARSVRANYLDAVFIFICPPSMRELEERLRARGTETEEQILKRLRNAEAEIEQGKSSGIFDYILYNDNLEECYENLMELLGLGGSAPINQKPSSKVIDPPSNHSVSKINNKMVINCETKEVGNEAKNFGFMQDHTGCVVA, translated from the exons ATG GGAGAAGCCCCAGCATTCTTTGTTGATAATCTACAAAATGGATTTTCAACCGGATTTGGCTTAAAATCCAAAGGCTTTGAGACCTTCACCGACGTTGGTGACAAAACA TTTGTAATTGGTGGGGCAAACTGTGATTCCGCATCATCTGTTGGAATTCAGATTTATGACAAATCTACTGGGAAATG GGTGATTCCTACAGTCCTGGGAACAAAACCGAAGACATGTAAGGGCCATTCTGCCATTCTTTTAAATGAAGATCGTATAATGATTAGCATTCGGGGTTCCACCCTGGATGATTGCATTTGGTTTCTTGAG GTGGACACTGAATATGTTAAGGAACAAAAGAAAGATTTTGGGACTGAAGTTGTTGCCTGGAGTAAAGGTGTGACTGGCGAGGCAGAAAAGCCGGTTGTTATTAGCGGTCCATCTGGTGTTGGTAAGGGGACATTAATAAACATGCTTATGAAGGAATTCCCGTCCATGTTTGGGTTTTCTGTCAGCCATACAACTCGTGCACCAAGGGGCTTGGAGAAGAATGGAGTTCATTACCATTTTACCGAGCGAAATGTAATGGAGAATGATATAAAACATGGGAAATTCCTCGAGTTTGCTTCTGTTCATGGGAATTTATATGGAACCAGTATTGAAGCAATCGAGGCAGTAGCAGACTCTGGAAAG aggTGCATTCTTGACATTGATGTTCAAGGAGCAAGGTCCGTGAGGGCAAATTATCTTGATGCCGTTTTTATTTTTATCTGTCCGCCATCGATGAGGGAGCTTGAAGAACGGCTCCGTGCAAG GGGGACTGAGACAGAGGAGCAAATCCTAAAGCGCCTCCGGAATGCTGAGGCAGAAATTGAGCAAGGGAAATCCTCGGGCATCTttgattatatattatataatgatAATCTTGAGGAGTGTTATGAGAATCTTATG GAACTCCTGGGGCTAGGTGGAAGTGCACCAATTAATCAGAAACCAT CATCGAAAGTGATTGATCCGCCTTCGAACCATTCAGTGTCAAAAATCAACAATAAGATGGTCATTAATTGTGAGACGAAAGAAGTGGGAAACGAGGCGAAGAACTT TGGTTTTATGCAGGATCATACTGGATGTGTCGTCGCTTAG
- the LOC107951632 gene encoding guanylate kinase 2 isoform X1: MGEAPAFFVDNLQNGFSTGFGLKSKGFETFTDVGDKTFVIGGANCDSASSVGIQIYDKSTGKWVIPTVLGTKPKTCKGHSAILLNEDRIMISIRGSTLDDCIWFLEVDTEYVKEQKKDFGTEVVAWSKGVTGEAEKPVVISGPSGVGKGTLINMLMKEFPSMFGFSVSHTTRAPRGLEKNGVHYHFTERNVMENDIKHGKFLEFASVHGNLYGTSIEAIEAVADSGKRCILDIDVQGARSVRANYLDAVFIFICPPSMRELEERLRARGTETEEQILKRLRNAEAEIEQGKSSGIFDYILYNDNLEECYENLMELLGLGGSAPINQKPSSKVIDPPSNHSVSKINNKMVINCETKEVGNEAKNLIILDVSSLRGGAPGRTRGLNIHAIDLFSDGLNGIHELS; encoded by the exons ATG GGAGAAGCCCCAGCATTCTTTGTTGATAATCTACAAAATGGATTTTCAACCGGATTTGGCTTAAAATCCAAAGGCTTTGAGACCTTCACCGACGTTGGTGACAAAACA TTTGTAATTGGTGGGGCAAACTGTGATTCCGCATCATCTGTTGGAATTCAGATTTATGACAAATCTACTGGGAAATG GGTGATTCCTACAGTCCTGGGAACAAAACCGAAGACATGTAAGGGCCATTCTGCCATTCTTTTAAATGAAGATCGTATAATGATTAGCATTCGGGGTTCCACCCTGGATGATTGCATTTGGTTTCTTGAG GTGGACACTGAATATGTTAAGGAACAAAAGAAAGATTTTGGGACTGAAGTTGTTGCCTGGAGTAAAGGTGTGACTGGCGAGGCAGAAAAGCCGGTTGTTATTAGCGGTCCATCTGGTGTTGGTAAGGGGACATTAATAAACATGCTTATGAAGGAATTCCCGTCCATGTTTGGGTTTTCTGTCAGCCATACAACTCGTGCACCAAGGGGCTTGGAGAAGAATGGAGTTCATTACCATTTTACCGAGCGAAATGTAATGGAGAATGATATAAAACATGGGAAATTCCTCGAGTTTGCTTCTGTTCATGGGAATTTATATGGAACCAGTATTGAAGCAATCGAGGCAGTAGCAGACTCTGGAAAG aggTGCATTCTTGACATTGATGTTCAAGGAGCAAGGTCCGTGAGGGCAAATTATCTTGATGCCGTTTTTATTTTTATCTGTCCGCCATCGATGAGGGAGCTTGAAGAACGGCTCCGTGCAAG GGGGACTGAGACAGAGGAGCAAATCCTAAAGCGCCTCCGGAATGCTGAGGCAGAAATTGAGCAAGGGAAATCCTCGGGCATCTttgattatatattatataatgatAATCTTGAGGAGTGTTATGAGAATCTTATG GAACTCCTGGGGCTAGGTGGAAGTGCACCAATTAATCAGAAACCAT CATCGAAAGTGATTGATCCGCCTTCGAACCATTCAGTGTCAAAAATCAACAATAAGATGGTCATTAATTGTGAGACGAAAGAAGTGGGAAACGAGGCGAAGAACTT GATCATACTGGATGTGTCGTCGCTTAGAGGTGGGGCGCCTGGGCGGACAAGAGGACTAAATATCCACGCCATTGATTTATTTTCAGATGGCTTAAACGGGATCCATGAACTGAGCTAA